The genomic region GTGGGGGGCACTCACCTCCCCCCTGCGGCCCTCCTCGGGTGCGATGTCCAGCTCCCGGGACCTCTTCAAGGCGGTTTCCAGCTCAGCCTTCAGGTGGATGGCACCCTCCAAGTGCCCGCCATGAGTCCCCGCACGAGTGAACAGCTGCGAGAACACGGCATCACTTCCCAGGCCAGGTACCCGCTCTCCCCCACTGAGTCAGCCCTGCGCCCTCTGTCAACCCATGCAGACCATCTGGACCCAGGGCCTGTCCAGACCGAGGAGCACGCCCAGGCCAGGGGCCCGCCCTGACCCAGGAGAACACCCAGACCCACAGGCCTGCCCTGACCCAAGAGAACACCCAGACCCACAGGCCTGCCCTCACCCAGGAGAACACCTGGACCCAGGAGAACACCCGGACCCAGAGGCCTGCCCTGACCCAGGAGAACACCCGGACCCAGGGGGCCCGCCCTGACCCAGGAGAACACCCTGACCCAGGGGCCCGCCCTGACCCAGGAGAACACCCTGACCCAGGGGCCCGCCCAGACCCAGGAGAACACCCGGACCCAGGGGCCCGCCCTGACCCAGGAGAACACCCGGACCCAGGGGCCCGTCCTGACCCAGGAGAACACCCGGACCCAGGAGCCCACCTGGACCCAGGAGCATGCGGCCGGCAGGAGCTTGTTCTGGATGAGCCTGAGCGCATCCTGCGCTGCACGGATGACGGCCGAGTTGTCCTCGTTCTCACGCACCCTCAGGCTGTCTGCGGCAAATGCAGTCATCGGAGGGCCCGCCACCCAGGCAGGTCACTGGGTATCCCAGACTGGACCACCCGCCAGCCACTCATCACCCGGCACCCAACCTGCCGGCCCAGGAGACTGTCTTGTGGCTCTGGCCACAGCGGATCTAGCCTGACCCCAAGGCCCCTCTCCAGGCCGTGAAGTCAGGGGACCACCCCCCCCCACGCCCACACTGCGCTCGGGACGGAGGCCCCACCCGGCCCTCGGCCCGGGTCCTCCCCGTGAGCTCTGCCACCCCCGCAAGCCTCAGCCAGCACCCCCTCCAGCGCAACCCCTGCGTCCAGGCCTTGACACTTCCTTGTAGGGCACAAGGTGCCCGATGGGCCAGGTCTTCCTGTGGCTGTGGAGGCCAAGTGACCTCCAGCCTCAGCCTCACCCCACCAGAGGGGCCCGGGCCATGTGGGGTGGGACAGACGGTCTGCCTCTCACCCACGGGGGCTGGAATGCAGGAGCCCCATGGTGCCAGTGTGGTCACGGCCCATGTTGTCACAAACGTGGCAGGAAACTGTTTCTCTTGATTCCTCCCCCAGCCGCCCTCTGGCCCGAGCCGGGGAGCCCTGCATGTCAGAGGGCTGGCACCCCGCGGCCCCCACGCCGGAGTCCCCTCCCGCTCCTGCCTCACAGCCCGAGAGGCCCGAGCACCGGAAGCGCCCCGCGTCCGTGGGCCCGGCAGCCCAGCGTGCAGGCAGCCCTACCTGGGGAAAGGTCCACGGCCAGCGTGTACTGGCGGGAGCCCAGCCCGTGCTGCCGCACGAACCCGTCCTGGTCGCCGTCCCCGTCCTCTGGGGGCGGCCCTCCCGTGCCCACGGCTCCTGGGCGGCGTGCGCAGGCGGGCAGGCTCTTGCTGCAGCAGGGCTGCTCCTCGTCCCTGTCGCCTTCCTCAGGCATGGGGCACCCAGCGGCCCCGGGGACCAGGTCAAGGTCGAAGGGCAGCAGCAGTCGGAAGCAGCTCTCTAGCTCGGTGAGGCAGCCCCGGATCTCCGCGGACATCTCTAGGAGGACGGGACGCGGCTCGCTCAGCCCCGGCAGGAGTGGCGTCCAGGAGGGGACACAGcgtgccccaccccctcccccacaagcAGGCAGGCGCGCTGCTCCGGAGACCACTCCGGGACATTCGGGGCAACACCCTCAGCCGTGCCCAGCAAGAGCCTCCCTGGACAGCACTCCTGGCCGCTCCCTGTCGAGCTCAGCTCCGCCCCACCAGCCCACTCTGGCTGTGGCTGCCCGCGGGATTCCCTGGCTCTGTGGCCTTCCTGAGGCCAGGCTTCTGGAAGGGTCTCTGACCCCCGCCCTTCAAGGTGCTCCCGGCCCTGGCTGCCCCCCACAGGGAGGGCTGGCACAGGGATTTGGGGAGACGGGCAAGACCACAGGTGGTGGCTATCGGGGCCAGATGGACGGCGACGCTCAGACCACCGTGGGATGTGGGTCTGCAGCGTGGCCGTCGGGCCAAAAGACGGCCTGCAGGGGGCTTCCCCCGCCCTCAACTTGAACCAACTCCGTCCAATTTCTCTACCCGCCTGCCCCCAAGCCCACAGTGAGCCGCAGCCGGCACCTCCTCCAGGGCGACCCCTGTGCCCATGGTCCTGGCAGCTCCTTGCAGGGCGCCAGGTGCCCGGGGATCTAGGTTTTCCTGTGGCTACGAGGTCAGCTGACCTCCGGCCTCCTCCTTCCCCCGCCACCAAACTCCCAGAGCAGGCCCTGGGACAGGGGTGCACCGCTGGGCATGGACCTGAGCTCCTGCCTGGCAAGGagcagcaggaggggaggggagcggcACCCCCATTCCCCATAGCTCACCTTCCATCTCCCTCGCTGCCCACTCAGACCTTTCCTTGTAGATTCTGTCCAAGcgcttctgtttctcttctgctcGTTTTCTTTCTGCCAGAGTGCGAGCATCCGAGTCTTGGAAATCTACCTGATAAGTTTAGCTAAAGGTCAGACCCAACTATAAAGAATCCAACGAAAACGTCACTCGCAACCAGGCCTAACAGAAGACACAGCAGCACCACTATCCTCAGAAGCACCACGGCAGAAGTGCTATGATCTCAAGTTCACACCTGCTGCTTTAACACACCTAGTAACACACTCGACGGCGACACTACACCCCAGGGTGAACACAGCTGTCGGCGTATCCCGGTGAAGTCAGGTAAAAAGGCTTCCAGTCACACACATGCTGCAGGTGGGAAGGGAGGCTGCTGGCCAAACCCAAGGGCCTGACAACAAAGCGCGAGGGGACCAGCAGCCACAGGCCTGGAGCgggtgggaaggagggggcagTACCGGTCCTAGCAGGTGTCATCCATCCAGACTGGCCAGGCCCAAGCGCAGAGCCCGGCAGAGAAAAGGGCTGTGTCTGAGCAGATGACTCTCACGCTCCTTTTCATCTTGTGGAAACCAGGGCCAAAGGCTCAGCCCCACGTACACGCGGGGCCGAGCTGAGGCTCTTCCCTCACAGCTGCTCCTCTGGCGccagaccacccccacccccgcccagacCCCACGGGCCAGGCGGTGCAGTGCAGGGCTTGCCCACCTGTTTGCTGTGCTTTAGGAAGTGGAAGCCTAGGGCCAGCTTCTTATAGGCTGCGCCGTACTTCTCATTCCAGCCACGGATGGCCCGGGTGGCCGCCTGCCTCAGTCTCTGTGCCACCTCCCTGGGGGGTGGCAGGGGCCGCTCATGGTCGGTGCCCAGCGTGAGCTCCAAGAACTCCTGGAAGTTGGAAACAACCAGCGTCCTGAACTGGTGAGACCTGGCAAAGAGCTGGTCCAGGACTTGGAAGGCGGAGAGGCGGATCTCCGCATGCTCCTGGCTCAGCTGGGTCATCAGCAGGTGGTAGGTGTGGCCAAGCTGCTCCTCTGAAGACCTGGAGACACAGCCACGGTGGCAGGGACACGGGCACTTCCAGAGCCGTCTGCCCTTCCCCCGGGTTAGACAAGCACTGCCCACATGCCAAACCTGGGCCCTGCCTGTTGCTGGATGGCCCACAAGCCAAAGTTTTTACTACTTTCATTAAGACGAACAGAAAAAAACCATTTCCTGACACATGAAAACCCTAGGAGGTTGTGTCAGTGCTCATACTTTCACTGAGACCCAGCCAGGCGCTTTCGTTCGTTCGGCCGGCTGACTGCCCATCCACAGCTGAGTGCCCACAGGGCCTGAAGGACTCTCGGCCCACCCAGCTGGCAGCAGTGCAGAGACCCCAACCCAAAGGgagaccacccccgccccccagccctccTGGAAAGCTCTGTGGCCTTCTGGGAGCCACCCTGGGAGGTGTACACACAGCAACccctcttttgttcctcttcccaGCCAtcctcaccctccccaccccgcatGCCCTGCTCTTTGGGGGTTTTCGGGGAATGCAGCAAAACCTGACCTGAGTCACCATTTTACCAAAATGTCAATTCTTATCACTTAAATGATCACTTAAGTTCTGTTCTGTAAACACATGATAAGAATAACCAATAAATATCCTCACTTCTGTTGCTAGCACCTGAGAAGCTCTTGGCTAAGAAGAGTGGTGTCCAAAGGCAGACAGGACCTTCCCCCCAACACAAGAGTCCACCTCTGTGACCTCTAACCTTCCTCCCACACATGTTCCAACACTAAGTAACCCTTAAATCATACACATGCGCTCAAAGATAGGCACCCACACAGAGAATGGAACAGACCTGTTCTCCCTAACGCTGCACACCCCTGCCTGGAACTGCTGCCCCAGAACAGGACCAAGccctgcagggccctggggagaTGTCCTGGGGATGCTCGTTTGCCGGTTCTTTCCCAGCAGAGAAGCGATCACAGGGACAGGCAGCAGAAGGCTAACCCCAGGGTAGCCCCACAATCTCCTAGGCTTGTCACAGGCTTGCTGAGACATTGAGCCTTAAGACATACTTGCAAATTTTCTTCAGTTCCTTCATTTTCTCGGGGTTCACTTGGGGCTCTCCTGAAGTTGTGAGCTCTTCTACCAACTCTGAAAGTTTCTGATCCATATCTAgaaacaggaaacacagagacGCTAAACGACCACCTAGTATTTCACAGCTCTGGGCTTTATTAGATGTTCGCTGGGTTCCACTATGTGTTGGGCACAGGGTGTAGGCACAACGCTGAAAAGTCCTTGCGACCTGACCTCTGACCCCCTGATGCTGAAACTTAATTCAAGGTGAGATTCCGGGCCGGGTCAACATGACATTTTTGATGGTAATTAGGAAAAGGGCAACAACAGAACGGTGCTCTGGAAGTCTACAATCTGAGACCGCCAGCGAGAGCCACGGAGCACGCAGTCACGCTCGGCGGGAAGGCAAGGACCAGAACGCCCTAAATTACACTCAAGTTAGCTTTCCCGCAGGACAGCAGGCGCACCTCTTCCCCCGCCAGCTTGACCATCCCTCCGAAAGCCACAGGGTGGCCTCTAGACCCGCAGGGCGATTTGGTGCAACTCGATCTGCCCGCGGGCAGCCGCCACAGGCGGGTATGGAGGCCGAGGAGCCCGCGCCGCAGGGAGAGTGCCGGGGCCGCAGGAGTCGGGGGTGGCGAGGACGACCGGCGGTCCGCCGCGTCTCCCACCAACAGTAACGTCTGCCCTCGCCGACGCTCGGCCGCCGGGACAGGCCCGTCCTCCGGAGCAGAGCCCCAGCGCCCCGCCGCCCTCGGGCCAGTCGGGGCCGACGAGCCCCCCGTCCTAAAATCCAGGGTGCGGCCGGACCGAAGAGGGCGGCGTCCAGAGAAGGGCGCAGCGGGGGCATCATGGGGCGGGGGACAAAGGAAGCAACCCCGAGAAACCGCTGCACCACGACCCCAGCCCGCTCGGCCGCCCCTCAGCCCCACCTACCGCGCTACGGGCCGCTCGCCTCAGCCCGCCCTTCCGGCGAAGGGCCCGCCCCCATCACGTGCTCCACATCTCGACAGTCATTGGCCCGCCCTGGCCCGGGCGGAGCGGGGGCGAAGGTCTGACCGGCCGAAGCCCCGTCTAGCCGGCTTGGCGGCCGCTCTCTGGTTAGCCCGCCCCTTCCGGCACAGGCACCGCCCTCCTACTGTCACGTGACCCCAAGCGCCGCGAGCGGGGGCCCGCCTGGACCCACGAGGCGTGGACGCGGGGTCAGGGCCGAGACTTGCGCTGTGACGCAGGCGCGCTCCCGAacgagggggtggggtggggcttaCGACGCGCGAGAAAAAAGGAGGCGGGCGGGCGCGGCAAGGCCTTAAAGGGGCCGCGTGCGCGTGGTCTGGGCCGGGCCCGACTCGGGGTGCGCGCTCGGCTTTTCGGCGTCGGCGCCGGAAGCGTGGCGGCTCCCCGGCTCCCGGCCTCCAGGTGGGCGCACTTCTCCACGTCGCGGGGGACGCTGCCCCCTGGCGCTTCCCAGAGGGCTCCCCGGGCCGGGGCCTGGGCGGACGCCCCAGCTGTCCCCGAGGGGTGGTGCCCCCGTTGGCAGCGCCCTCCCAGGTCCGTGGGCAGCGCGGGGAACCCGGCCCGGGTGACCCTCCCTAGAAGACCCTTCCTGGCTCGTCCCGGGTGCGGGACCGGCGCGAGGCTGGGCGTTGGTCCTCCCGAGGCCGCGGCAGGCCTCGCGTGGCCTGATGGCCCCGCGTGCTCGGACGCCCGCCGCAGCCGGGCCCTGGGGAGGCTCCCCAGGCTCGCGGCGCCCGCACGGACCGGCGAACGGCAGCTTGGGTGTGTGCGGGGGCCCGGGTTGGACAGAGGGGGCCGACGGCGCCGCAGGCCGGCTGGCCCGCGCCCCTCCGCGGGCGGCGGTGCCCGACGCGCCGGGCTCCCGTCTCGGGACGGAGAACAGGACGCCGATTGGACCGTGTGGTACCGCTGGCACAGAACGCCCAGAAGAGGGGGACCCCGAgcggagggaggggcgggggacCCGGGATCAGGGTTGGTGGTTACCCAACCTCGTCTCTGTGTTGAAATGTCGAGTTGTACCTTTGCAAAGGGTGGCTCttgtggtatgtgaattacagCTTAATAAATAGCTGTTAAGAAagcggggagggcggggggagGAACGAAAAATGAGGCAAAACGAATTAAAAAGCGTAAGAAGTGACCGCCGGCCTCCCTGCGCAGGCCCCCGCCTCTGGTCTCCCTTCTGTGGCCACAGGGTGTTTCCCGTgagaagcccccccccccccccccagctcccctccctggACTCCTCTCCGCGGCCCTCTCCTGGAGACCTGCCTCTGCCCCACCGCTCACTCGTCTCAGCCGACAGGGGGGTCCTCTGTCCTTATACGCGCTTGGGCCAATGACCTAGGAGGCCCCCTGGACCCCTCTTCCTTTCCCCCAGCTCAGATGTCCAGACAGCCCCGCCTTCAGAGGGAATTC from Cervus canadensis isolate Bull #8, Minnesota chromosome 26, ASM1932006v1, whole genome shotgun sequence harbors:
- the UVSSA gene encoding UV-stimulated scaffold protein A isoform X3; amino-acid sequence: MDQKLSELVEELTTSGEPQVNPEKMKELKKICKSSEEQLGHTYHLLMTQLSQEHAEIRLSAFQVLDQLFARSHQFRTLVVSNFQEFLELTLGTDHERPLPPPREVAQRLRQAATRAIRGWNEKYGAAYKKLALGFHFLKHSKQVDFQDSDARTLAERKRAEEKQKRLDRIYKERSEWAAREMEEMSAEIRGCLTELESCFRLLLPFDLDLVPGAAGCPMPEEGDRDEEQPCCSKSLPACARRPGAVGTGGPPPEDGDGDQDGFVRQHGLGSRQYTLAVDLSPDSLRVRENEDNSAVIRAAQDALRLIQNKLLPAACSWVQLFTRAGTHGGHLEGAIHLKAELETALKRSRELDIAPEEGRRGETAGPEDEDEDEDDFLEVPEKEGYEACVPEHLQPECGLEEGLAAPGSQARKKPGMDTDACDPTSAAAQRHRLRPHGPPASPPSPRCDSERRFWKPCEVDAEVDSAGVSEALRSRCFPFAGWFEPVQHRCRAPRPDGQLCARQDRLKCPFHGKIIPRDDAGQPLHAEDRAREQRQQLQRPAGRPGSRCSVLAWAVRCPLPGSQRPLSCKQDWQDPEFLRDVEAATGVNLGSSRPGGKGKGKWRKHPGLTDLKRQADTARARIAKKVFAKAAVQRVVTAMNQMDQKKHEKFANQFNYALN
- the UVSSA gene encoding UV-stimulated scaffold protein A isoform X2, producing the protein MMPPLRPSLDAALFGPAAPWILGRGARRPRLARGRRGAGALLRRTGLSRRPSVGEGRRYCWWETRRTAGRPRHPRLLRPRHSPCGAGSSASIPACGGCPRADRVAPNRPAGLEATLWLSEGWSSWRGKRYGSETFRVGRRAHNFRRAPSEPRENEGTEENLQEFLELTLGTDHERPLPPPREVAQRLRQAATRAIRGWNEKYGAAYKKLALGFHFLKHSKQVDFQDSDARTLAERKRAEEKQKRLDRIYKERSEWAAREMEEMSAEIRGCLTELESCFRLLLPFDLDLVPGAAGCPMPEEGDRDEEQPCCSKSLPACARRPGAVGTGGPPPEDGDGDQDGFVRQHGLGSRQYTLAVDLSPDSLRVRENEDNSAVIRAAQDALRLIQNKLLPAACSWVQLFTRAGTHGGHLEGAIHLKAELETALKRSRELDIAPEEGRRGETAGPEDEDEDEDDFLEVPEKEGYEACVPEHLQPECGLEEGLAAPGSQARKKPGMDTDACDPTSAAAQRHRLRPHGPPASPPSPRCDSERRFWKPCEVDAEVDSAGVSEALRSRCFPFAGWFEPVQHRCRAPRPDGQLCARQDRLKCPFHGKIIPRDDAGQPLHAEDRAREQRQQLQRPAGRPDWQDPEFLRDVEAATGVNLGSSRPGGKGKGKWRKHPGLTDLKRQADTARARIAKKVFAKAAVQRVVTAMNQMDQKKHEKFANQFNYALN
- the UVSSA gene encoding UV-stimulated scaffold protein A isoform X1, which gives rise to MMPPLRPSLDAALFGPAAPWILGRGARRPRLARGRRGAGALLRRTGLSRRPSVGEGRRYCWWETRRTAGRPRHPRLLRPRHSPCGAGSSASIPACGGCPRADRVAPNRPAGLEATLWLSEGWSSWRGKRYGSETFRVGRRAHNFRRAPSEPRENEGTEENLQEFLELTLGTDHERPLPPPREVAQRLRQAATRAIRGWNEKYGAAYKKLALGFHFLKHSKQVDFQDSDARTLAERKRAEEKQKRLDRIYKERSEWAAREMEEMSAEIRGCLTELESCFRLLLPFDLDLVPGAAGCPMPEEGDRDEEQPCCSKSLPACARRPGAVGTGGPPPEDGDGDQDGFVRQHGLGSRQYTLAVDLSPDSLRVRENEDNSAVIRAAQDALRLIQNKLLPAACSWVQLFTRAGTHGGHLEGAIHLKAELETALKRSRELDIAPEEGRRGETAGPEDEDEDEDDFLEVPEKEGYEACVPEHLQPECGLEEGLAAPGSQARKKPGMDTDACDPTSAAAQRHRLRPHGPPASPPSPRCDSERRFWKPCEVDAEVDSAGVSEALRSRCFPFAGWFEPVQHRCRAPRPDGQLCARQDRLKCPFHGKIIPRDDAGQPLHAEDRAREQRQQLQRPAGRPGSRCSVLAWAVRCPLPGSQRPLSCKQDWQDPEFLRDVEAATGVNLGSSRPGGKGKGKWRKHPGLTDLKRQADTARARIAKKVFAKAAVQRVVTAMNQMDQKKHEKFANQFNYALN